In one window of Bemisia tabaci chromosome 6, PGI_BMITA_v3 DNA:
- the LOC140224787 gene encoding uncharacterized protein: MDWRAALIRVRENRGLGDGNNADAVSERRRGSSSRSRSRSVRGFTRPVIVLPGPADLVTEVMNSRTVDFYDQNNLRSHGVSFNNAMTENELKSAIRETFPEKLTGIDFTIGRPEFKKVRKIVLSRGEELNGQLLADLFRLKTVYVWPERALPEFRNYGMIEDAGGYNSDTDSQSGNDTEDENEEMPPVYELQPMAVPAEVNVNINPVEEHVPVVAAPVIQEIQEAVTQMLASIDGSNEIVITVGRETILRDLKEVLNSNI; this comes from the exons ATGGATTGGAGAGCAGCTTTAATACGAGTGAGGGAAAATCGTGGTTTAGGAGATGGCAATAATGCAG ATGCCGTCAGTGAGCGTAGGAGGGGCAGCAGCTCTCGGTCTCGTTCCAGATCTGTTCGAGGTTTCACACGACCTGTAATTGTCCTACCGGGACCAGCTGACTTGGTGACAGAAGTCATGAATTCCAGAACGGTGGATTTTTACGACCAAAACAATTTGCGGAGCCATGGGGTCTCATTCAATAACGCGATGACTGAAAATGAGTTGAAATCTGCTATAAGAGAaactttccctgaaaaattgacaGGAATTGATTTTACAATTGGCAGACCAGAATTCAAGAAAGTGCGGAAAATTGTCCTCTCAAGGGGGGAGGAATTAAATGGACAGCTCTTAGCCGACCTTTTTCGCCTTAAAACTGTGTATGTTTGGCCCGAAAGGGCTTTGCCTGAATTCCGTAACTACGGCATGATTGAAGATGCAGGAGGCTACAACAGTGATACCGATAGTCAAAGCGGGAATGACACTGAGGACGAAAATGAGGAGATGCCTCCAGTCTATGAACTTCAACCCATGGCTGTGCCTGCTGAAGTTAATGTTAATATTAACCCAGTGGAAGAGCATGTACCCGTCGTTGCTGCGCCTGTAATTCAGGAAATACAAGAAGCTGTAACCCAAATGCTGGCATCGATAGATGGGAGTAATGAAATTGTTATCACTGTAGGAAGAGAAACCATTCTACGAGACTTGAAGGAAGTTTTAAACTCCAACATTTAA
- the LOC109041427 gene encoding uncharacterized protein, whose translation MEELFSAAEECLHRAEFCIIEEDELQLSALYPKLESIFRALGNIYANESDGDVAEISNFFLNQVTDILEIIEEVLKHPTEAGVRLPKTANNGPGRPSYIIPEEEVKMLKNTGLAWTKIADFFNVSAKTLKRRMKASNLQLVERKTNIQDHDLDVVLRDIIDEHPSSGYTYVWASLKARNIFVPFRRVITRMKVLDPIGIFLRSRRRILRRKFKVKASRYLWCIDGDEKLFAFRMYIHGAIDGYSRKVIYVTLTHNKTAEKILDVFIDGVRAHGVPIRVRGDRGTEMALIKEFMSEVNTEINNPFIAGRSVHNTRIERLWGEVNRVVISKFKIIFMQLEDQGLLDEHSLVDLLCLSYIYYGRVNKSIQNFVAMWNAHSLSTESSHTPDQLWAMSTIQQRLTNPAPHHQQCDCSESSETLSTDNSFYHKQLLDFSAVMSVSDLKFFEFLAMQIVADPLMDDHNDGKQIYALLRTVVCKLFE comes from the exons ATGGAAGAATTGTTTTCTGCTGCGGAGGAATGTTTGCATCGTGCTGAATTTTGCATAATTGAGGAGGATGAATTACAACTAAGTGCTTTGTATCCAAAACTGGAATCTATTTTTCGAGCTTTGGGAAACATCTATGCTAATGAAAGTGATGGTGATGTAGCAGAAATTAGtaactttttcttgaatcaagtgACTGATATCCTAGAAATAATAGAAGAAGTTCTGAAACACCCTACAGAGGCAGGTGTTAGGCTGccaaaaactgcaaataatGGTCCTGGTCGTCCATCATACATTATCCCTGAGGAAGAAGTCAAGATGTTGAAGAATACAGGTCTGGCGTGGACCAAAATAGcagatttttttaatgtttctgcAAAAACTCTCAAACGGCGAATGAAGGCCTCTAACTTACAACTTGTTGAAAGAAAGACCAACATACAAGACCATGACTTGGATGTCGTCCTAAGAGACATTATTGATGAACATCCCTCCTCTGGTTACACCTATGTTTGGGCATCCCTCAAAGccagaaatatttttgttccaTTCAGACGTGTCATAACACGGATGAAGGTGTTAGACCCCATTGGCATTTTCCTACGGTCTCGCAGaagaattttgaggagaaagtTTAAGGTTAAGGCTTCTCGATACTTGTG GTGTATAGATGGTGATGAGAAACTCTTCGCGTTTAGAATGTATATTCATGGCGCCATTGATGGTTATAGCAGGAAGGTCATATACGTGACTTTGACGCACAACAAAACAGCGGAGAAAATTCTTGATGTTTTCATCGATGGTGTGAGAGCTCATGGTGTCCCTATTAGAGTGAGGGGGGACCGAGGCACTGAAATGGCTCTGATCAAAGAATTTATGTCTGAAGTCAATACTGAAATCAACAACCCATTTATTGCAGGAAGGAGTGTACATAACACACGAATTGAACGTTTGTGGGGAGAGGTGAACCGTGTTGTcatttctaaattcaaaatcaTATTTATGCAATTGGAGGACCAAGGGCTTCTAGATGAGCATTCTTTAGTAGATCTTCTTTGCCTGTCATACATCTACTATGGGAGAGTGAATAAAAGCATCCAGAACTTTGTTGCTATGTGGAACGCTCACTCACTTAGCACTGAAAGCTCCCACACTCCTGACCAGCTGTGGGCAATGAGTACCATTCAGCAACGTCTAACCAACCCTGCCCCTCACCATCAACAATGCGATTGTTCCGAAAGTTCGGAGACGTTGTCAACTGACAACTCCTTTTATCATAAGCAGTTACTAGATTTTTCAGCAGTCATGTCTGTTTCTGACTTAaagttttttgaatttttagcaatgCAAATTGTAGCAGATCCTCTGATGGATGATCACAATGATGGCAAACAGATTTATGCTCTTCTAAGAACTGTGGTTTGCAAACTCTTTGAATGA
- the LOC140224830 gene encoding uncharacterized protein encodes MQEHVNQAKSYLWLTKGQLYPETEGFAIAIQDQVIGTRNYRKYITKENTGSDKCRRCNAAPETIDHITSACAQLAAKEYTERHDTMGKIVYQALASNCDLLENPEPYYRYNPLPVLENQRYRLYWNNPVLTDRMVMANRPDVILIDKQARVVQLLDFSIPNGHNLLSKYEEKISKYMPLSVEIKRIWAMDIVYIRPIIMSVTGVVPESLIKHLKELKLPDHLLHTMQKSVILSTCNIVRSFLNME; translated from the coding sequence ATGCAAGAGCATGTGAATCAGGCTAAGTCATATCTATGGCTCACGAAGGGACAGCTTTACCCAGAGACGGAGGGGTTCGCAATTGCTATCCAGGATCAGGTAATTGGTACGAGGAACTATAGGAAGTATATCACGAAGGAAAACACAGGTAGCGACAAGTGTAGAAGATGTAATGCGGCCCCTGAAACAATAGATCATATCACTTCTGCCTGTGCTCAGCTTGCGGCGAAGGAATATACGGAGCGTCATGACACCATGGGAAAAATAGTGTATCAAGCCTTGGCAAGTAATTGCGATCTGTTGGAGAATCCGGAACCTTACTATCGGTATAATCCGCTACCTGTACTTGAGAATCAGCGATATCGCCTGTATTGGAACAACCCAGTCCTAACTGATAGGATGGTTATGGCTAATAGACCTGACGTCATCTTGATAGATAAACAGGCGCGTGTTGTGCAGCTCTTGGATTTTAGCATCCCTAACGGACACAATTTGTTGTCGAAGTATGAGGAAAAGATATCAAAATATATGCCTCTCTCTGTGGAAATTAAGAGAATTTGGGCCATGGACATTGTCTATATTAGGCCTATTATCATGTCCGTCACAGGAGTCGTACCGGAGAGCCTAATTAAACACCTAAAAGAGCTGAAACTCCCGGATCACCTTCTCCACACCATGCAGAAGTCAGTTATTCTCAGCACCTGCAATATAGTTCGGAGTTTCCTTAACATGGAATAG